TAACAATAATCTTGAATAGAATCCAGATCCAGATATGAGAAATATTTGCCAACGGCATTCTTTTCATTATCAGTCAGTTCTTCTGCGTTCAGACTTTTTTGGATCGTTTCATTAAGAATAGCTTCTGCAGTCACTTCTTTCGATTTCGTATAAAGATTATCCAGTAAAATTCCCATCTTCTCGTCTGCAAACTCGTATTTTTCTATAATATTATTTTTTAAAGTATGGTGCATATAACTCCATACTCCGATCATAGATAATAAAAGTGCAAGAAGAAGTAATATAAGCGTAGATTTTAAATATTTTTTCTGGATACCTGAACTTAAATATTTTTGCTTCATACTTCGTATTCCTTTTTATACTCACTTGGCAGTTTTCCGGTATATTGCTTGAATAATTGTGAAAAATAAGAAGGATTGCTGATACCAACTTCTTCACAGATTGTTCGGATACTGGTATTTCCTTCTTCCAGCATTCTTTTTGCTTTATCCATACGTTTTTTGACCAGGTACTGTTTAAAAGTCATATGGAAGGTGCTTTTAAAGATACGTCCAAAGTAAACCGGGTTTAAATATACATGAGCTGCTGTTGCAATGATTGACAAGTCTTCCTCTTGAAGATGTTCTTCGATATAAGCGACAGCTTCTGTCATGTATTCTTTAAAATAACCCGTTTCATTTTTTCCGGCTTCTTCCTGACGCAGTTCTATTGCACGGCATAAAATTTTGTAGCAGACATCTACTGCTTTTACAGCCGGCAGATGATTCAGGTTAGAATAATAATTTGCAAATTGATTTTTCATATCCTCGTTCATACCATAGGTGTCCTGAAGCATGAACTGTACTCGGAGCATAACTTTATGAAGGTACTGGCATTGCCGTGCTTCTTCTTTTGGAAGATGGTAAATAAAATCAATAAATGTTTCTTTTAGTTCCACAAAATCATTTTTCCGTATGCTGTTCATAATCCGGATTTCCCTGTCTTCAGAAAACTGCTTCGAATCGTCTTCCTGTTCTTCTAAATCTTCTGGAATTGTAAACGCACTGGCACCGGAAGCACTGGCAATTCCAAATAATTTTTGTGCTTCTTCATAGCTTTTCCTGATTCCGGATATCCCTTTATATGGCTTGGAAATAGAAGCGATGACCGGACATTTTTCTTCATTCTTTGCCTGTTCTAATAAAGTTTTGATCTGCCTTACTGCATTTTTTTGCTGAGTTTTTATAATGAAAACATAATTGCCGTCTTCCCCTTCAAATTTCCAGTACGAAAAATGTTCAAAAACATGTGCTTCTATTTCCTGGATTACGGCATATCTGGATGCTTCATAATCTAAAGAATTTGTAATTTTATAAATTAAATCAATATCGGCGCACACTGTGATAAAAAAATCATGATTATCCGGCAAATCATGAAGTACAGAAAATACTTCTGCAATCTTTTCCTCCGGAATCAGATTCTGAACATATTTTTGTATTACAACCTGCAGAAAACTGTCACCGTCTTTTAAAAGGAGTTGTTCCCAGCTTTCGTATTTTTCTTCACTGCGTAGCTGTTTGATACATGTGTTATAGGCTCCGGTCATTGTGGAGCGAAGCTGTTCATCATCAATTGGTTTTAAAAGATATGCATAGGCGCCAAGATCACAGGCATGTTTTGCATATTCAAAATCACGGTATGCACTAAGTACTACAAAAAGACATGAGATCTGTTCTTTTTGAATTTCTTCCATAACCATAAGTCCTGTCATTTGCTTCATTCGAATATCGGTTAGAACGACATGTGGCTGTTCACGTCTGATGACTTCCAGTGCCTGAACTCCACTTTTGGCAGATCCGACAACCTCAAATCCCATACCCTCCCAGTCATAGGTATCTAAAAGTCCCTGTAATAAAATTGGTTCATCGTCCACAATTACCAGTTTTAGTAATTCCATTCTTTTTCCTCACTTTTTTTATGAATCGGCCGAATTTATATATTTCTTAAAGTAATTGTTATAGATCAGATGCCGCATGTTTTCCTGCCAGATAACCGGTAGCCCATGCCCACTGTAGATTATAACCGCCACAAATTCCATCAACGTCAAGAAGTTCTCCGGCAAGATAGAGATCTTTTGTAATACAGGACTGCATCGTCTCCATATCTACTTCTTTTAAGCTGACACCGCCTGCGCTAACTTGAGCATTGTCAAACCCGTTGGTATCAGAAATGTTTAACCTGCAAGACTTTATGACCTCACACAGTCTTGTAAGTTCTGCTCCTTTGATCATATTTAGTTTCGCAGAAAAACGGATGCCTGAAATTCGGAGTATTTCCGGAATTAGTTTTGTGTGAAGAATTCCGGTCAGAAGGTCTTCCGGTTTTGACTTTTGGTTCTCGCTCAGGTGCTGAAGTTTTTTGCTAAATAGTTCTCTAAGTGAAGCTTCCTCTAATTCCGGCAGAAAGTCAATCATAACCTGCGCATTTTGCTTTTCATATAAAGCCCTGGAAATATAGCGGCTGACTTGGAATACAGGAATTCCGGATATGCCATAATTGGTAATCTGAAGTTCACCGGTATCTGAGACAGCCATACGCCCATTGATCAAGGCTGTTACTTTTGCATCTGTCCTGACTCCTGAAGCTTTTTGAAAGGCAAAATCCTTTACTTTTAACTGCACCAGTGCCGGAACAACCGGCACAACAGAATGCCCCAGTGATTTGACAAGGGTATAACCGCTGCCATCAGAGCCGAGTTTCGAAGAAGCCTTTCCGCCGGCTGCTAAAATGATGCGGTCAGCTTGAATTTTTTCGCTGCCGGTCTCAATCTGGAATCCTTTTTTTGTCCGGCATATGGATGTCACTGCGTTCTCACGTCTGATGTCTGCGCCCAGTTCTTTTAAACGATTATCCAGAACAGAACGGACGACAGATGCCTGATCACATCTTGGATAAATGTATCCATTTCTGGATTTCATCAGAAGTCCCAGATTTTCGAAAAAACGAATTGTATCCGAATATCCAAAGGCTTTTAGAACAGAAGAAATCAATTGCGGCTCATCACTTCGGAAATAATCCAAAGACATGTTTTTATTTGTCAGATTACAGCGCCCATTTCCGGTAGACAAAATTTTCTTTCCAAGAATATCCTTCTGATCAAAGATAATGACCTGAATGTCTGGATTTGTCTCAAGGGCGGTGATGCCCGCCAACATACCGGAAGCACCGCCTCCGACAATTGCAAGTGTTTTCATATCTGAACTCCTTAACTTTATATTATAACTCTGTTACAAGGTCTTCTCTTACCAGATACTCTAAAGACATTAATATTCCAAGCTTTGCATGCTGCCATGTAAGTCCGCCCTGGAAATACACTGCATATGGCTCTTTGATCGGACCATCGGCACTCAGCTCGATAGAGGAGCCCTGAACAAATGCTCCGGCTGCCATAATAACATCGCTGTCATATCCTGGCATCGGCCATGGCTCTGGTGTGACATAGGAATCAACCGGGGCGGCAGCCTGGATTCCTTTACAGAATGCGATGACACCTTCCGGTGTTCCAAGTTCTACTGCCTGAATAATATCGTGGCGGCTCTCCGTACCATTTGGAATGACACTGTAACCTAATTTTTCGTAGATGTTTGCTGCAAAGATGGCTCCTTTTAAAGCACCTGCTGTCACAGTCGGTGCCAGGAAAAGTCCCTGGAAGAAGGACTGCATGACACCGAGAGATGCACCAACTTCCTTTCCAAGTCCTGGAGAAGTCAGGCGGTATCCACAATTATCAATCAGATCTTTTCGTCCTGCGATATATCCGCCAATTGGCGCAAGTCCACCGCCCGGGTTCTTGATCAGGGAACCAACGACCATATCTGCACCCACATCACTTGGCTCAATCGTCTCTACAAATTCACCGTAACAGTTATCGACCATACAGATAACGTCTGGTTTGATACTCTTTACAAATGCAATCAGTTCTCCAATCTGTGAGACGGAAAAGCTTGGTCTTGTCTGATATCCTTTGGAACGCTGGATTGTTACAAGCTTTGTTTTTTCATTGATTGCTTTTTTGATATTGTCATAGTCAAATGCACCGCCTTCTAGAAGATCTACCTGGCGATAGGAAATTCCGTACTCCGCAAGAGAACCATTCGATGGGCGGATTCCAATGACTTCTTCCAATGTGTCATAAGGTTTTCCGACTGGAGATAGAAGCTCATCGCCCGGGCGCAGATTTGCAGCCAGTGCCAGTGCCAGTGCGTGAGTTCCGCATGTGATCTGCGGTCTTACAAGAGCACTTTCTGTATGAAAAATCTCTGCGTACACTTCTTCCAGTGTGTCACGTCCCGGGTCGTCATAACCGTATCCGCTGGCGTATTTGAAACAGCCGGCATTGACTTTACATTTCTGCATTGCATGCACGACTTTCAACTGATTGTACTCTGCCACTTTGTCGATGGCATCAAAACGTTCTTTTAAAGTTCCTTCAATCTGGCTCCCGAAATCGTAAACCTCTCTGCGGATTCCCATTTCCAGATACATATCTTCTATATTTAACATGATTGTCCCTCCAAAATATCTTTTTTAATAGATTCGAGCATCACTTCCAGAATCTTATCTTCATCATAATTGTAATCTTTTTTATTAATCCATGTCACATGCTTCTCTCGCTTGAACCATGTAATCTGACGTTTTGCAAAATGTCTTGTATCTCGTTTGATTTTGTAAATGGCATCTTCTAATGTGCATACTCCGTCCAGATAGTCCAGAATTTCTTTATATCCAAGTCCCTGCATAGAAACCATACTGCGGTCATAGCCACGCGCTTTTAAAGCCTTAACTTCCGCGACAAGCCCCTCTTCTATCATCTTGTCAACTCGTAGATCTATACGGCGGTACAGGTTCTTGCGGTCATCATTTAAGATAAAATATACAAATTGATAGGGCGACTCTTTTTGTCGCTCTGTTTCATTGTGCTCAGAAATTTTCATTCCGGTTTTCTGATAAAATTCCAATGCCCGAATGACCCGCTTTATATTATTTGCATGGATAGTATCTGCCGATTTTGGGTCCACTTCGCGAAGTTTTTCATGAAGTGCCTCTGCGCCATGTTCTTCTGCAAATGTTTCTAATTCTGCGCGGAGCGAGGTGTCATTATCATTATCTGTAAAATCAATATCATAAAGTAGTGCCTGAATATAAAATCCGGTTCCGCCTACTACGATTGGAATATGCCCGGCAGCATAGATCTTTTGCATAGCTTCTTTTGCCATCTGTTGAAAACGGACAACATGAAATTCATCGTCTGGTTCCAGTTCATCTACTAAGTAATGTGGAACATGCTGCATTTCTTCCGGACGGATTTTTGCGGAACCAATATCCATATATTTGTAGACCTGCATGGAATCTGCAGAAATAATCTCACCACCGATTGCTTTTGCAAGACCAATGGAAGCCTTTGTTTTACCGACTGCAGTAGGTCCGGTGAGAATGATTAAAGGTTGTTTTTGCATGATATATCATCCCTTACATTTTTCATATTCGATATTAAACAATACGTTTGAATTTCTTTTCCAGTTCGCGCCTTGACATGGCGATAATGGTGGGTCTCCCATGTGGACAGTGATAAGGATTGTCCAGTGACAGAAGTTCCGTGATCAATGTGTCTACTTCTGCAGCACTCAATCGCATATTTCCTTTGACAGCTGCCTTACAGGACATAGATGCAATCTTTTCGTCAATCAGATTAGATGGCGCATTTCGGTTGATTTCATCAGACAGACTGTCAATCATCTCCATGAGCAGTTCTTTTTTTGCAATACTGAACAGATTGTCCGGTACAGCGCGGACTGCATAGGAATCCTGTCCGAATTCTTCTATCTCAAAACCAATCCGCGTGAACTGATCCATATAAAGCCTGAGAAGTTCTGCCTCCTGCATAGACAGATTCAGTATGATTGGCGGACTAATAAGCTGAGAAGTAAACTCCCGTGTCTTCATGCCCTTCAATGTCTGTTCATACAGAACTCTCTCATGAGCTGCATGCTGGTCGATAATATATAAGTTATCATGAAATTCTACCAGCCAATAAGTATCAAAGACCTGGCCAATAATCTTATGTTCAGCTTTTGCCTGTGGCTCCAGAAGTTTTTCTTCAAAGAAATTGAGCTGCTGTGGTTTTTCCGCAGGAACTTGTCTTGCAGTATAATTTGGCATCTCTGCAATCTGAGAGCCTTGTGTCTGCACATTTTGTTGTGATTTATATGAGCTTTGTGCCTGCACATTTCTCTGTGGCTTGTAGGAGTTAGGAGCTGGTATATTTTTCTGTGGTTTATAGGAATACGGCACTGGTACATTTTTCTGTAGGTCACAGGCATCTGTATTGGATGAAGCAGGTGTTGTTTCTTGCTTATTTTCGTGCAGCGCTTCATGGTAAGAATATACTCTTTTCTTCATCTCATTCATAAAGTATTGCAGCTTTTCATCTTCATTTTGTGGTGACTGCAAAGAGGTTCGCAGCTTTTCGGTATGTTCTGCCTCACTTTTTTTCGGCAGATCCATCTTCGACTCTTTTGGTTCTTCTGGAAAATTACTTTTACAATCTTTCGGTTCTTCTGGAATTTTTATATCATCCAATGTCACTTCGGGAATCAGCTCCCGTTCATGTAGTCCGTCATCGACAGCCGCAAACAGGGTATTATAAATCTCCTGCTGATTATTAAAACGGACATCCATCTTGGTCGGATGCACATTAACATCTACATGTTCTGTGTCTACGTCCAGGTAAAGCACGACAAATGGGTATTTGTGCTGCATAGTAAAATCTTTATATCCGTCTTCAATTGCCTTGGAGATGATACTGCTCTTAATGTATCTTCCATCTACGAAATAATTTTCAAAATTACGGTTGCCGCGGGAAATCAAGGGCTTTCCAAGATATCCGGTAATGTGGATTCCTTTTCTTTCAAAATCTACTTCAATCAGATTCGATGCAATCTCCCGTCCGTATATATGATAGATGACATCCTTCAAATTTCCATTGCCGGAAGTATGAAGTTTAACCTGACCGTTGTTGATAAAACGGAAGGAAACTTCCGGATGAGACAACGCTAGTCTTGTGACCAGGTCTCCGACGTGACTAGCCTCTGTCATAGCAGTTTTTAAAAACTTTCTTCTGGCAGGTGTGTTGTAGAAAAGCTGCCGGATCAAAAATGTCGTGCCATCCGGGGCACCGGCATCTTCAAGTGATTCTTCCTTCCCACCGGCAATCTTATATCGCACGCCAAAATCTGCTTCCTTTGTCTTGGTCAGAAGCTCTACCTGAGAGACCGCTGCAATACTGGAAAGTGCTTCGCCACGGAAACCAAGAGATGAAATGTGTGCAAGATCCTCTGCACTTCGGATCTTACTTGTAGAATGGCGTAAAAATGCAGCACGGACATCTTCTTTATCAATTCCGATTCCGTTGTCAGCGATTCGCATAAATGTAATGCCACCTTCCTTGATCTCGACAGTTACAGCAGTCGCACCGGCATCAATTGCATTCTCAGCAAGCTCTTTGACTACGGATGCCGGACGTTCTATGACTTCCCCGGCGGCAATTTTATCAATTGTAATCTGGTCTAATACCTGTATCTTACTCATGGTCTACCACCTGTTTTTTAATTTGTTCTGAAGCTGATAAAGGGTATTGAGTGCTTCAATTGGTGTCAGGTTTCCAAGATCAAGCTCTTTTAACTCTTTTAATACGTCATCATCTTTCACTGTATCGAACAATGACATCTGAGCCAGATCCACGTCATCATATTTTTTTGCCTTAGGTTTTGGGGCACCCAAAACAGCAATATCTTTGATCCGGCTTGTAATATCTGTCTGAACCAGTTCTTCTACAATTTCCTTTGCCCGGTCAGTAACAGACTCCGGCACCCCTGCAAGCTTCGCTACCTGGATACCATAACTTTTGTCCGCACCACCTTTGACAATTTTTCTAAGGAAAATGATATCGTCGCCGTTCTCTTTAACAGCAATGCAATAGTTATTCACGTTATCTATTTTGCCTTCCAGCTCGGTCAGCTCGTGGTAATGTGTGGCAAATAAAGTCTTAGCACCAAGAAGTTTGCTGTTACTGATATGTTCGATGACTGCCCAGGCAATGCTGAGCCCGTCAAATGTACTCGTTCCACGGCCGATCTCGTCAAGTATTAAAAGACTCTTGCTAGTGGCATTTCTTAAAATATTTGCGACTTCCGTCATCTCGACCATAAATGTACTCTGACCACTTGCCAGATCATCGGAAGCTCCTACACGGGTAAAGATACGGTCTACCAGACCGATGTCGGCTTTGGAGGCAGGAACAAAAGAACCAATCTGAGCCATCAGAACAATCAGGGCTGTCTGGCGCATGTAGGTAGACTTTCCGGCCATGTTCGGTCCCGTTATAATTGCGATCCGGTCTTTTTTATCGTTCAGATATGTATCATTGGAAATGAACATATCATTTGGAATCATTTTCTCAACTACCGGGTGACGGCCGTCTTTGATGTCAATGACACCTTTTTCATTTATCTTCGGACGCACATAATTATTCTGCTCTGCAACAAGAGCCAGAGAAGCCAGTGTATCAATCTGGGCGATCACTTTGGCAGTTTTCTGGACACGGACAACATCTTTGGCAACACGGCTTCGGATATCACTGTAAAGCTCATACTCCAGAGAATAAAGCTTATCTTCCGCACCGAGAATCGTATCCTCCAGTTCTTTTAATTCCGGAATAATATAACGCTCTGCATTGGCAAGGGTCTGCTTTCTTGTATAATAATCCGGAACCAGATCTTTAAAAGAATTGGTCACTTCCAGATAGTAGCCGAATACTTTATTGTATTTAATCTTTAGATTTTTGATGCCGGTTTTCTCACGCTCGTCACTTTCCAGTTTTGCAAGCCAGTCTTTCCCGTCAGACTTAGCAGAGCGGAGTTTATCAACTTCCGGATTATACCCGTCGCGGATAATACCGCCTTCCTTCATGGCAAGCGGCGGATCTTCTTGGATTGCATCTTTGATCAGTGTACACAGATCTTCCAGAGTATCTAAATCTTCATAAAGTTCTTTCAAAAGAGGACTTGTCATCTCGCTTAAAATATATTTGATATGAGGCAGCATAGAAAGAGAACTTTCAAATGCGATCATATCTCTCGGGTTCGCAGACTGATATGTAATCTTGCTGACCAGACGCTCAAGATCATAGATCGGTGACAGATATTCCCGGATCTCTTCTCTTGAAATCGCGTTATCTAAAAGCTCATTGAGAGCATCCAGACGTTTCTCAATATCATATTTCTGAACCAGTGGCTGTTCAATATATTTTCGGAGATTTCTGGCACCCATGGCGGTTTTCGTCTTATCCAGTACCCAGAGAAGGCTTCCCCTCTTCTGCTTCTCTCTTAAAGTCTCACAAAGTTCAAGATTCCGTCTTGTAGCACTGTCGAGAAGCATATATTTTCCGGCAGCATATGGAATCAGACGTGACATATGGGAAAGAGATGTCTTCTGAGTCTCTTTCAGATAGATCAAAAGGGCTCCGGAAGCAATGATCCCACAGTCATAATCTGCAAGACCAAGACCAGTCAATGATCCGACTTTGAAATGTTCTTTTAATGTATCCTGACAGATTGCATCATCAAAATACCATGGATCCAGTGAATAAATGGTAATTCCAAGGCGGTTCTTCAAATCCTCGATGTTCATGCCACTCATGAAAAATGCTTCATTACAGATAAGCTCCGACGGCATAAGTTTATAGATTTCGTCAAACAGTTTTTCTTCTGTATTAATCTCCGTAACAAAATAATCGCCGGTCGTAACATCAGCGACAGACAACCCAAAACGATCTTCCATGTAAACAACACACATAATGTAGTTGTTCTTTGTCTCGTCTAATGCCT
The sequence above is drawn from the Dorea formicigenerans genome and encodes:
- the miaA gene encoding tRNA (adenosine(37)-N6)-dimethylallyltransferase MiaA: MQKQPLIILTGPTAVGKTKASIGLAKAIGGEIISADSMQVYKYMDIGSAKIRPEEMQHVPHYLVDELEPDDEFHVVRFQQMAKEAMQKIYAAGHIPIVVGGTGFYIQALLYDIDFTDNDNDTSLRAELETFAEEHGAEALHEKLREVDPKSADTIHANNIKRVIRALEFYQKTGMKISEHNETERQKESPYQFVYFILNDDRKNLYRRIDLRVDKMIEEGLVAEVKALKARGYDRSMVSMQGLGYKEILDYLDGVCTLEDAIYKIKRDTRHFAKRQITWFKREKHVTWINKKDYNYDEDKILEVMLESIKKDILEGQSC
- the mutS gene encoding DNA mismatch repair protein MutS; translated protein: MAELTPMMQQYMKTKEEYKDCILFYRLGDFYEMFFDDALVASKELDITLTGKNCGLEERAPMCGVPFHAVDGYLNRLVSKGYKVAICEQMEDPATAKGIVKREVVRIATPGTNLDMQALDETKNNYIMCVVYMEDRFGLSVADVTTGDYFVTEINTEEKLFDEIYKLMPSELICNEAFFMSGMNIEDLKNRLGITIYSLDPWYFDDAICQDTLKEHFKVGSLTGLGLADYDCGIIASGALLIYLKETQKTSLSHMSRLIPYAAGKYMLLDSATRRNLELCETLREKQKRGSLLWVLDKTKTAMGARNLRKYIEQPLVQKYDIEKRLDALNELLDNAISREEIREYLSPIYDLERLVSKITYQSANPRDMIAFESSLSMLPHIKYILSEMTSPLLKELYEDLDTLEDLCTLIKDAIQEDPPLAMKEGGIIRDGYNPEVDKLRSAKSDGKDWLAKLESDEREKTGIKNLKIKYNKVFGYYLEVTNSFKDLVPDYYTRKQTLANAERYIIPELKELEDTILGAEDKLYSLEYELYSDIRSRVAKDVVRVQKTAKVIAQIDTLASLALVAEQNNYVRPKINEKGVIDIKDGRHPVVEKMIPNDMFISNDTYLNDKKDRIAIITGPNMAGKSTYMRQTALIVLMAQIGSFVPASKADIGLVDRIFTRVGASDDLASGQSTFMVEMTEVANILRNATSKSLLILDEIGRGTSTFDGLSIAWAVIEHISNSKLLGAKTLFATHYHELTELEGKIDNVNNYCIAVKENGDDIIFLRKIVKGGADKSYGIQVAKLAGVPESVTDRAKEIVEELVQTDITSRIKDIAVLGAPKPKAKKYDDVDLAQMSLFDTVKDDDVLKELKELDLGNLTPIEALNTLYQLQNKLKNRW
- the mutL gene encoding DNA mismatch repair endonuclease MutL, translating into MSKIQVLDQITIDKIAAGEVIERPASVVKELAENAIDAGATAVTVEIKEGGITFMRIADNGIGIDKEDVRAAFLRHSTSKIRSAEDLAHISSLGFRGEALSSIAAVSQVELLTKTKEADFGVRYKIAGGKEESLEDAGAPDGTTFLIRQLFYNTPARRKFLKTAMTEASHVGDLVTRLALSHPEVSFRFINNGQVKLHTSGNGNLKDVIYHIYGREIASNLIEVDFERKGIHITGYLGKPLISRGNRNFENYFVDGRYIKSSIISKAIEDGYKDFTMQHKYPFVVLYLDVDTEHVDVNVHPTKMDVRFNNQQEIYNTLFAAVDDGLHERELIPEVTLDDIKIPEEPKDCKSNFPEEPKESKMDLPKKSEAEHTEKLRTSLQSPQNEDEKLQYFMNEMKKRVYSYHEALHENKQETTPASSNTDACDLQKNVPVPYSYKPQKNIPAPNSYKPQRNVQAQSSYKSQQNVQTQGSQIAEMPNYTARQVPAEKPQQLNFFEEKLLEPQAKAEHKIIGQVFDTYWLVEFHDNLYIIDQHAAHERVLYEQTLKGMKTREFTSQLISPPIILNLSMQEAELLRLYMDQFTRIGFEIEEFGQDSYAVRAVPDNLFSIAKKELLMEMIDSLSDEINRNAPSNLIDEKIASMSCKAAVKGNMRLSAAEVDTLITELLSLDNPYHCPHGRPTIIAMSRRELEKKFKRIV
- a CDS encoding NAD(P)/FAD-dependent oxidoreductase, producing the protein MKTLAIVGGGASGMLAGITALETNPDIQVIIFDQKDILGKKILSTGNGRCNLTNKNMSLDYFRSDEPQLISSVLKAFGYSDTIRFFENLGLLMKSRNGYIYPRCDQASVVRSVLDNRLKELGADIRRENAVTSICRTKKGFQIETGSEKIQADRIILAAGGKASSKLGSDGSGYTLVKSLGHSVVPVVPALVQLKVKDFAFQKASGVRTDAKVTALINGRMAVSDTGELQITNYGISGIPVFQVSRYISRALYEKQNAQVMIDFLPELEEASLRELFSKKLQHLSENQKSKPEDLLTGILHTKLIPEILRISGIRFSAKLNMIKGAELTRLCEVIKSCRLNISDTNGFDNAQVSAGGVSLKEVDMETMQSCITKDLYLAGELLDVDGICGGYNLQWAWATGYLAGKHAASDL
- a CDS encoding response regulator, which encodes MELLKLVIVDDEPILLQGLLDTYDWEGMGFEVVGSAKSGVQALEVIRREQPHVVLTDIRMKQMTGLMVMEEIQKEQISCLFVVLSAYRDFEYAKHACDLGAYAYLLKPIDDEQLRSTMTGAYNTCIKQLRSEEKYESWEQLLLKDGDSFLQVVIQKYVQNLIPEEKIAEVFSVLHDLPDNHDFFITVCADIDLIYKITNSLDYEASRYAVIQEIEAHVFEHFSYWKFEGEDGNYVFIIKTQQKNAVRQIKTLLEQAKNEEKCPVIASISKPYKGISGIRKSYEEAQKLFGIASASGASAFTIPEDLEEQEDDSKQFSEDREIRIMNSIRKNDFVELKETFIDFIYHLPKEEARQCQYLHKVMLRVQFMLQDTYGMNEDMKNQFANYYSNLNHLPAVKAVDVCYKILCRAIELRQEEAGKNETGYFKEYMTEAVAYIEEHLQEEDLSIIATAAHVYLNPVYFGRIFKSTFHMTFKQYLVKKRMDKAKRMLEEGNTSIRTICEEVGISNPSYFSQLFKQYTGKLPSEYKKEYEV
- a CDS encoding aminotransferase class I/II-fold pyridoxal phosphate-dependent enzyme; the protein is MLNIEDMYLEMGIRREVYDFGSQIEGTLKERFDAIDKVAEYNQLKVVHAMQKCKVNAGCFKYASGYGYDDPGRDTLEEVYAEIFHTESALVRPQITCGTHALALALAANLRPGDELLSPVGKPYDTLEEVIGIRPSNGSLAEYGISYRQVDLLEGGAFDYDNIKKAINEKTKLVTIQRSKGYQTRPSFSVSQIGELIAFVKSIKPDVICMVDNCYGEFVETIEPSDVGADMVVGSLIKNPGGGLAPIGGYIAGRKDLIDNCGYRLTSPGLGKEVGASLGVMQSFFQGLFLAPTVTAGALKGAIFAANIYEKLGYSVIPNGTESRHDIIQAVELGTPEGVIAFCKGIQAAAPVDSYVTPEPWPMPGYDSDVIMAAGAFVQGSSIELSADGPIKEPYAVYFQGGLTWQHAKLGILMSLEYLVREDLVTEL